In Saccharomycodes ludwigii strain NBRC 1722 chromosome III, whole genome shotgun sequence, one DNA window encodes the following:
- the RPS3 gene encoding 40S ribosomal protein uS3 (similar to Saccharomyces cerevisiae YNL178W | RPS3 | Ribosomal Protein of the Small subunit) yields MVSAIISKKRKLVADGVFFAELNEFFTRELAEEGYSGCEVRVTPTKTEIIIRATRIQEVLGENGRRINELTLLVEKRFQFSKGAVVLFAEKVQDRGLSAIAQAESLKFRLLNGLAIRRAAYGVVRYVMESGAKGCEVVISGKLRAARAKSMKFADGFLIHSGQPVNDFIDTATRHVLLRQGVLGIKVKIMRDPSKNRRGPRALPDAVDIVEPKEEEPIEEATVKDYRPTEEEADDSKNLAEEAQPEVQQEAVQA; encoded by the coding sequence ATGGTCTCTGCCATCATCTCcaagaaaagaaagttaGTTGCTGACGGTGTTTTTTTCGCCGAATTGAATGAATTTTTCACTAGAGAATTAGCTGAAGAGGGCTACTCCGGTTGTGAAGTTCGTGTTACTCCAACCAAGACTGAAATTATCATCAGAGCCACCAGAATTCAAGAAGTTTTGGGTGAAAATGGTAGAAGAATCAACGAATTAACTTTGTTGGTTGAAAAGAGATTTCAATTCTCTAAGGGTGCCGTTGTCTTGTTTGCCGAAAAGGTTCAAGACAGAGGTTTGAGTGCTATTGCTCAAGCCGAATCCTTGAAATTCAGATTGTTGAACGGTTTAGCTATTAGAAGAGCCGCCTACGGTGTTGTCAGATATGTTATGGAATCTGGTGCCAAAGGTTGTGAAGTTGTCATCTCTGGTAAATTAAGAGCTGCTAGAGCCAAATCTATGAAATTTGCTGACGGTTTCTTGATTCACTCTGGTCAACCTGTCAACGATTTCATTGATACTGCTACCAGACACGTTTTGTTGAGACAAGGTGTTTTGGGTATCAAAGTTAAGATTATGAGAGATCCATCCAAAAACAGACGTGGTCCAAGAGCTTTGCCAGATGCTGTCGATATCGTTGAACCAAAGGAAGAAGAACCAATCGAAGAAGCCACAGTTAAGGATTACAGACCAACTGAGGAAGAAGCTGATGATTCTAAAAATTTAGCTGAAGAAGCTCAACCAGAGGTTCAACAAGAAGCTGTCCAAGCTTAG